The Corynebacterium confusum genome has a window encoding:
- a CDS encoding ABC transporter permease: MLVNTLRAEWTKLITTRSFWLTSAVFFLLTWGWSALNASVTRQTPETAMFLTPESSATAVWMLGLPVLMIQSIMIITTEYRYNIQTNVYMANPNRPMVAVVKLVMYAVISALLVFIALVGVYLLTQAIAGEVAPDYDPWNSESARRFLWVYPLVMAAMVLFSQGMGLLLRQTAGTVAICLILNLGIDQFIGQLPKIGEHIAPFMPFTALQNWIFETVPEKAVWDANWMNLVIFLLWAGGLWLLGVFLLQKRDT; encoded by the coding sequence ATGCTCGTTAATACTTTGCGCGCAGAGTGGACCAAGCTGATTACCACGCGGTCGTTCTGGCTCACCAGCGCCGTGTTCTTCCTGCTGACCTGGGGCTGGAGCGCCCTGAACGCGTCTGTTACCCGGCAGACGCCGGAGACCGCCATGTTCCTGACCCCGGAGTCCTCGGCCACCGCCGTCTGGATGCTGGGCCTGCCGGTGCTGATGATCCAGTCCATCATGATCATCACCACCGAATACCGCTACAACATCCAGACCAACGTCTACATGGCCAACCCGAACCGCCCGATGGTGGCGGTGGTCAAGCTGGTCATGTACGCGGTAATTTCCGCTCTTTTGGTATTCATCGCGCTGGTGGGAGTCTACCTGCTCACCCAGGCCATTGCCGGCGAGGTCGCCCCGGATTATGACCCGTGGAACAGTGAGAGCGCCCGGCGCTTCCTTTGGGTCTACCCGCTGGTGATGGCGGCGATGGTGCTGTTCTCCCAGGGCATGGGCCTGTTGCTGCGGCAGACTGCCGGCACCGTGGCCATCTGCTTGATCCTGAACCTGGGCATCGACCAGTTCATCGGGCAGCTGCCGAAAATTGGTGAGCACATCGCCCCGTTCATGCCGTTTACGGCCTTGCAGAACTGGATCTTTGAGACCGTGCCGGAAAAGGCGGTGTGGGACGCCAACTGGATGAACCTGGTTATCTTCCTGCTGTGGGCCGGTGGCCTGTGGCTGCTGGGCGTTTTCCTGCTGCAAAAGCGCGACACCTAA
- a CDS encoding ABC transporter ATP-binding protein, with protein MIEVNGLTKQYKSVRAVDNLSFTVNPGMVTGFLGPNGAGKSTTMRMILGLDRPTAGTARIGGKSYREMKNPLREVGALLDAKAVHPNRSAANHLKWMAQSNGIPTRRVDEVLGLVGLSDVAGKKAGGFSLGMGQRLGLASALLGNPGVLILDEPVNGLDPEGIRWVRDLLQALAQEGRTILVSSHLLSEMSMTADHLVVIGRGQLVANQSTYDFIKEHAASQVIVRSEYLDAFTNALEEENITYQHSQDQEGRPTLVIPEQATDLIGQLAYSVGVPLNELTLHRASLEDAFMEMTGHAVQYHGQIEGADDAR; from the coding sequence ATGATTGAAGTGAACGGGCTGACTAAACAGTATAAGTCGGTCCGCGCCGTCGATAACTTAAGTTTTACGGTCAACCCCGGAATGGTGACCGGCTTCTTGGGACCCAACGGTGCGGGCAAATCCACCACCATGCGCATGATCTTGGGCTTGGATAGGCCGACGGCGGGCACGGCCCGCATCGGCGGCAAGAGCTACCGGGAGATGAAGAACCCGCTGCGGGAGGTCGGCGCGCTGCTGGATGCGAAGGCCGTGCACCCGAACCGCTCGGCAGCCAACCACCTGAAGTGGATGGCGCAGTCCAACGGCATTCCCACCCGCCGCGTGGACGAGGTGCTGGGCTTGGTGGGCCTGTCCGACGTGGCCGGCAAGAAGGCCGGCGGCTTCTCGCTGGGCATGGGGCAGCGCCTGGGCCTAGCCAGCGCCCTGCTGGGCAACCCGGGCGTGCTGATCCTGGACGAGCCGGTCAACGGCCTGGACCCGGAGGGCATCCGCTGGGTGCGCGACCTGCTCCAGGCGCTCGCCCAGGAAGGCCGCACCATCCTGGTGTCCTCGCACCTTTTGTCGGAGATGTCCATGACCGCCGACCACCTGGTGGTCATCGGCCGCGGCCAGCTGGTGGCCAACCAGTCCACCTACGACTTCATCAAGGAGCACGCCGCCTCGCAGGTTATCGTCCGCTCCGAGTACCTAGACGCGTTCACCAACGCGCTGGAGGAGGAGAACATCACCTACCAGCACAGCCAGGACCAGGAGGGCCGGCCCACGCTGGTTATCCCGGAGCAGGCCACGGACCTTATCGGGCAGCTGGCGTACTCGGTGGGCGTGCCGCTGAACGAGCTCACGCTGCACCGCGCCTCGCTGGAGGACGCTTTCATGGAAATGACCGGCCACGCGGTCCAATACCACGGCCAGATTGAGGGGGCTGACGATGCTCGTTAA
- a CDS encoding NUDIX domain-containing protein yields MNVAGKPESGDGWAAGPGGKPAWGLYGAAGLFLLAEGPRVLLQHRAQWTHQGGTWGIPGGARDLHETASQAAVREAVEECTIDPGDIEIIDEIVTAGPYPANPARPELPGGWTYTSVLARTKTGNLLDTVPNEESLELRWVPLGEVEQLPLLTAFRSAYADLCRAARALGR; encoded by the coding sequence ATGAATGTGGCAGGCAAACCCGAAAGCGGCGACGGCTGGGCAGCGGGCCCTGGCGGCAAACCCGCCTGGGGACTCTACGGCGCGGCCGGTCTCTTCCTGCTGGCCGAGGGCCCGCGGGTCCTGCTCCAGCACCGCGCGCAGTGGACCCATCAGGGCGGCACCTGGGGGATCCCCGGCGGCGCGCGGGACTTGCACGAAACCGCCAGCCAGGCGGCGGTGCGCGAGGCGGTCGAAGAATGCACCATCGACCCGGGGGACATAGAAATTATTGATGAGATTGTTACCGCCGGCCCCTACCCGGCCAACCCCGCGCGCCCAGAGCTGCCTGGCGGCTGGACCTATACCTCGGTCCTGGCCCGGACCAAGACCGGAAATCTGCTGGACACCGTGCCTAATGAGGAATCGCTGGAGCTGCGCTGGGTGCCGCTCGGTGAGGTCGAACAGCTGCCGCTGCTGACCGCCTTCCGCTCCGCTTACGCGGATTTGTGCCGCGCGGCGCGTGCCTTGGGCAGGTAA
- a CDS encoding glutamate ABC transporter substrate-binding protein yields MLKRTKALPALLSLPLLLAGCVSHSAELAPTNEIDRILPDHTQREKPGPPLPAGAYYEPADAEAADADSRGNPAGSWRPDDKDAKERVPDIVKRGRVIVGVDQSHNLLSYRDTTTGQMSGFEVDLAHEIARDIFDDPSKVDFRFLSSAERVDALESGEVDMVVRTMTINEERQKQVEFSTPYLDASTRLLALKSSGIDSLESTAGKRVCATAGSTSLNQARLHLPDAQLLITRSWGDCLMALQLSQADAVITDDTLLSGMVDQDSYTEIVGEPMSTDSYGVGIKKSRPGDDTRPLVRQVNSTLERLRRDGTWARLYNEWFGPYLAPASPPALDYRSEDPADDSEEARND; encoded by the coding sequence ATGCTAAAGCGCACGAAAGCCCTGCCCGCGCTCCTCAGCCTCCCGCTACTGCTGGCCGGCTGCGTAAGCCACTCGGCCGAGCTCGCCCCGACCAACGAGATCGACCGCATCCTCCCCGACCACACGCAGCGGGAAAAGCCCGGTCCCCCGCTGCCCGCCGGCGCCTACTACGAGCCCGCCGATGCCGAAGCCGCCGACGCGGACTCCCGCGGCAACCCCGCGGGCTCCTGGCGGCCGGACGACAAGGACGCCAAAGAGCGGGTTCCTGACATTGTCAAGCGCGGCCGGGTGATTGTCGGCGTGGACCAGTCGCACAACCTGCTTAGCTACCGCGACACCACCACCGGGCAGATGAGCGGCTTCGAGGTCGACCTGGCCCACGAGATCGCTCGCGATATCTTCGACGATCCGTCCAAGGTAGATTTCCGCTTCCTCTCCTCGGCCGAGCGCGTGGACGCACTGGAGTCCGGCGAGGTCGACATGGTGGTCCGCACCATGACCATCAACGAAGAGCGCCAAAAGCAAGTGGAGTTTTCCACGCCCTACCTCGACGCCTCCACGCGCCTGCTGGCACTAAAGTCCAGCGGCATCGACTCGCTCGAGTCCACCGCTGGCAAGCGGGTCTGCGCCACCGCGGGCTCGACCTCGCTCAATCAGGCCCGCCTCCACCTGCCCGACGCCCAGCTTTTGATCACCCGCTCCTGGGGCGACTGCCTCATGGCCCTGCAGCTGAGCCAGGCCGACGCCGTCATCACCGACGACACGCTCCTGTCCGGCATGGTGGATCAGGACTCCTACACCGAGATCGTCGGCGAGCCCATGTCCACCGATTCCTACGGCGTAGGCATCAAGAAATCCCGCCCGGGAGACGACACCCGCCCACTGGTCCGGCAGGTCAACTCCACGCTGGAGCGGCTGCGCCGCGACGGCACGTGGGCGCGCCTCTACAACGAGTGGTTCGGCCCCTACCTCGCCCCTGCCAGCCCGCCGGCCCTGGACTACCGCAGCGAAGACCCCGCAGACGATTCCGAGGAGGCACGCAATGACTGA
- a CDS encoding serine/threonine protein kinase, whose translation MTDRSDHLEPGPDSDLDAATAAVPFDPFADDEGETGTAAVAFDPFADDEDDEFAADSDNIAALIKDLGNLRDKKARDSQQVADTSQRSRQKALDTFRSRRATRRRDREVADGMVHLPFVSPSNPRQALLDVDEVVERKKMPRPQLSPGDMVASQYEILGVIAHGGMGWIYLANDHFVSGRVVVLKGMQAHKSEDETAAAAAEREFLADITHPGIVKIFNFIDDARVPGGFIVMEYAGGPSLRSRRNAQPGKVLPIDIAIAYILELLPALDYLHSRGVVYNDLKPDNIIVTEDQVKLIDLGAVSGIGAYGFIYGTQGFQAPEVSTKGPSVASDIYTIGRTLAALTIDLPSEDGIYLPGLPSPAKEPQFRRHLSFYRLLLRATERDPDKRFNNLGELRTQLYGVLREVIAVRDGVQHPSQHSLFSPQRTTFGTKHLVFRTDQLIDGIDRTVRTTAPEVVSALPTPLLDRSDVGAALLQGASYTEPQEALETLRQAMQADEYEQSAEIPLGVVRSMLDLGYTGQARSWLSSLEQRLGGDWRFEWYSGVTALLLDDYAEAQKHFSTVLSLLPGEAAPKLALAAINELLLQQLGYDGSSLLMPKVARACAGQDLSLGDLPDEDFAGQPELWEHITQDPGVLRFNSMRLYGLVWATNPTTVSSAFGLARQLRAEHQVEMSVNTLDRVPNASRHQRMARLTTVLQLISHSLTEPRVRRAARRLEEIPTNEPRFLQIKVAVLSAGLTFLRDHQLTHAASPNDLFEYAFTQRGLRYGLADTLRALARQAPFSRHRYALVDLANQVRPVTTF comes from the coding sequence ATGACTGATCGCTCCGATCACCTGGAACCGGGCCCGGATTCCGACCTGGACGCCGCCACCGCGGCCGTGCCCTTCGATCCCTTCGCCGATGACGAAGGCGAGACCGGCACCGCCGCCGTGGCCTTCGACCCCTTCGCGGACGACGAAGACGACGAATTCGCCGCGGACTCCGACAACATCGCCGCGCTGATCAAGGACCTGGGCAACCTGCGCGACAAGAAGGCGCGCGACTCGCAGCAGGTGGCGGATACCTCGCAGCGCTCCCGCCAGAAGGCGCTCGACACCTTCCGCTCTAGGCGCGCGACCCGCCGCCGCGACCGCGAGGTCGCCGACGGCATGGTCCACCTGCCGTTCGTCTCCCCCAGCAACCCACGCCAGGCGCTGCTCGACGTGGACGAAGTCGTCGAGCGCAAAAAGATGCCACGCCCGCAGCTTAGCCCCGGCGACATGGTGGCCAGCCAGTACGAGATCTTGGGCGTTATCGCCCATGGCGGAATGGGCTGGATCTACCTGGCCAACGACCACTTCGTCTCCGGGCGCGTGGTCGTGCTCAAGGGCATGCAGGCCCACAAGTCCGAGGACGAGACCGCCGCCGCGGCCGCCGAGCGCGAGTTCCTGGCGGACATCACGCACCCGGGCATCGTGAAGATTTTCAACTTCATCGACGACGCCCGCGTGCCTGGCGGCTTCATCGTGATGGAATACGCGGGCGGGCCCTCCCTGCGCAGCCGCCGCAACGCGCAGCCGGGCAAGGTGCTGCCCATCGACATCGCCATCGCCTATATCCTGGAGCTCTTGCCGGCCCTGGACTACCTGCACTCGCGCGGAGTGGTCTACAACGACTTGAAGCCCGACAACATCATCGTCACCGAGGACCAGGTCAAGCTCATCGACCTGGGCGCGGTCTCCGGGATCGGCGCCTACGGCTTCATATACGGCACGCAGGGCTTCCAGGCCCCCGAAGTGTCCACCAAGGGGCCGTCAGTGGCCAGCGATATCTACACCATCGGCCGCACCCTGGCGGCGCTGACCATCGACCTTCCCAGCGAGGACGGCATCTACCTGCCCGGGCTGCCGAGCCCGGCGAAGGAGCCGCAGTTCCGCCGCCACCTGTCCTTCTATCGGCTGCTGCTGCGCGCCACCGAACGCGACCCGGACAAGCGCTTTAACAACCTGGGCGAGCTGCGCACGCAGCTCTACGGCGTGCTGCGCGAGGTCATCGCCGTCCGCGACGGCGTCCAGCACCCCTCCCAGCACTCGCTGTTTTCGCCGCAACGTACCACCTTCGGCACCAAGCACCTGGTCTTCCGCACGGACCAACTCATCGACGGCATCGACCGCACCGTGCGGACCACCGCCCCCGAAGTGGTCTCCGCCCTCCCGACCCCGCTGCTGGACCGCAGCGACGTCGGCGCCGCGCTGCTACAGGGCGCGTCCTATACGGAGCCGCAGGAGGCCCTGGAAACACTCCGCCAGGCGATGCAGGCCGACGAATACGAGCAGTCCGCCGAAATCCCCCTGGGCGTGGTGCGCTCCATGCTCGACCTCGGCTACACGGGCCAGGCCCGCAGCTGGCTGTCCTCGCTGGAGCAGCGCCTGGGCGGCGACTGGCGCTTCGAGTGGTATTCCGGCGTGACCGCGCTGCTGCTGGACGACTACGCCGAGGCGCAAAAGCACTTTTCCACCGTGCTCAGCCTCCTGCCCGGCGAGGCCGCGCCGAAGCTGGCGCTGGCCGCTATCAACGAGCTGCTCCTCCAGCAGCTGGGCTACGACGGCTCCTCCCTGCTCATGCCGAAGGTCGCCCGCGCCTGCGCGGGCCAAGACCTCAGCCTGGGCGACCTGCCCGACGAGGACTTCGCCGGCCAACCCGAGCTCTGGGAACACATCACCCAGGACCCCGGCGTGCTGCGGTTTAACTCGATGCGCCTCTACGGCCTGGTCTGGGCCACCAACCCGACCACCGTCTCCTCCGCCTTCGGCCTGGCCCGCCAACTACGCGCCGAGCACCAGGTGGAGATGTCCGTCAACACCCTCGACCGCGTGCCCAACGCCTCCCGCCACCAGCGCATGGCGCGGCTGACGACGGTTCTGCAGCTCATCTCCCACTCCCTGACCGAGCCCCGCGTGCGCCGCGCCGCCCGCCGCTTGGAGGAGATCCCCACGAACGAGCCGCGCTTTTTGCAGATCAAGGTCGCCGTGCTCTCCGCCGGGCTGACGTTCCTGCGAGATCACCAGCTCACGCACGCCGCCAGCCCGAACGACCTGTTCGAGTACGCCTTCACCCAGCGCGGACTGCGCTACGGGCTCGCCGACACGCTCCGCGCGCTCGCCCGCCAGGCCCCCTTCTCCCGGCACCGCTACGCGCTGGTCGACCTGGCGAACCAAGTGCGGCCGGTAACGACGTTCTAG
- a CDS encoding acetate kinase, whose product MAYVLVLNSGSSSIKFQVVNPENEATDAPLVTGLVEQIGEPNGAINVTVNGEKIREELEIPDHTAGLKRAFEIMEDNQVGPTQLELIAVGHRVVHGGRLFSEPQLLDEQIESMIEDLIPLAPLHNPANLDGIRVARAILPDLPHVAVFDTAFFNRMAPAAALYAINKEVATKYDIRRYGFHGTSHEFVSQQVPKLLGRDPGHTHQITLHLGNGASAAAISNGRAIDTSMGLTPLAGLAMGTRSGDIDPGIIFHLSRQAGMSIDEIDKLLNKQSGVKGISGVNDFRLLRERIENEDSDAWLAYNIYIHQLRRFIGSYMIALGRVDAITFTAGVGENDTEVRQDSLYNLDMYGIHFDKEANLVRSKEPRMISTADSPVKVFVVPTNEELAIAQKSAEIAAMAREAGLY is encoded by the coding sequence ATGGCCTACGTTCTAGTACTTAACTCCGGCTCTTCCTCCATCAAGTTCCAGGTGGTGAACCCGGAGAACGAAGCCACCGACGCTCCGCTGGTCACCGGCCTGGTCGAGCAGATCGGCGAGCCGAACGGTGCCATCAACGTCACCGTCAACGGCGAGAAGATCCGCGAAGAGCTGGAAATCCCCGACCACACCGCGGGCCTGAAGCGCGCCTTCGAGATCATGGAAGACAACCAGGTCGGCCCCACCCAGCTCGAGCTCATCGCCGTCGGCCACCGTGTCGTCCACGGCGGGCGCCTGTTCAGCGAGCCGCAGCTGCTCGACGAGCAGATCGAGTCCATGATTGAGGATCTCATCCCGCTGGCCCCGCTGCACAACCCGGCCAACCTGGACGGCATCCGCGTCGCGCGCGCCATCCTGCCGGACCTGCCGCACGTCGCCGTCTTCGACACCGCCTTCTTCAACCGCATGGCCCCGGCCGCCGCGCTGTACGCCATCAACAAGGAAGTCGCGACGAAGTACGACATCCGCCGCTACGGCTTCCACGGCACCTCCCACGAGTTCGTCTCGCAGCAGGTCCCGAAGCTGCTGGGCCGCGATCCGGGCCACACCCACCAGATCACGCTGCACCTGGGTAACGGTGCCTCCGCCGCCGCGATCTCCAACGGCCGCGCCATCGACACCTCGATGGGCCTTACTCCGCTGGCCGGCCTGGCAATGGGTACCCGCTCCGGCGACATCGACCCGGGCATCATCTTCCACCTGTCCCGCCAGGCGGGCATGTCCATCGACGAGATCGACAAGCTGCTCAACAAGCAGTCCGGCGTGAAGGGCATTTCCGGCGTCAACGACTTCCGCTTGCTGCGCGAGCGGATTGAGAACGAGGACTCCGACGCTTGGCTGGCGTACAACATCTACATCCACCAGCTGCGCCGCTTCATCGGTTCCTACATGATTGCGCTCGGCCGCGTCGACGCCATCACGTTCACCGCCGGCGTCGGTGAGAACGACACCGAGGTCCGCCAGGACTCCCTATACAACCTGGACATGTACGGCATCCACTTCGACAAGGAAGCCAACCTGGTCCGTTCCAAGGAGCCGCGCATGATTTCCACCGCGGACTCCCCGGTCAAGGTCTTCGTGGTCCCGACCAACGAGGAGCTGGCCATCGCGCAGAAGTCCGCCGAGATCGCTGCCATGGCACGCGAGGCCGGCCTGTACTAG
- the pta gene encoding phosphate acetyltransferase: MSNARSVLVSVVGRDFADLNLAETAHQLDAQLRTLDELNPKLADVVAAELTANGPVVIQGTGDTHFDSVAAAAVGVPLLFVAEQEKGAAELAVRHAKDVQATVAGVVTPDQLQDGEALARQINLNVEPVMSAPVFEQQLLGQAKAAGAHVVLPEGDDDRILLAAGQLLEKGIVKLTILGNTDSIATRAGELGVDLTDATIIDHLTSPLAEEFAADFAELRKKKGVTLEQARETMQDISYFATMMVHKGLADGMVSGAAHTTAHTIKPSFQIIKTAPEASVVSSIFLMVMRGRLWAFGDCAVNPNPTAEQLGEIAAVSAKTAAQFGIDPRVAVLSYSTGTSGSGPDVDRAVAAVEAARQINGDLKVDGPLQFDAACDPGVAKKKMPDSEVAGQANVFIFPDLEAGNIGYKTAQRTGGALAVGPILQGLNKPVNDLSRGATVPDIVNTVAITAIQAGGNA, encoded by the coding sequence ATGTCTAATGCTCGTTCTGTCCTTGTCAGTGTCGTAGGTCGTGATTTTGCCGACCTCAACCTTGCGGAAACTGCCCACCAGCTAGACGCGCAGCTGCGCACTCTGGATGAGCTCAACCCGAAGCTCGCCGACGTCGTCGCTGCGGAACTTACCGCCAACGGCCCCGTAGTTATTCAGGGCACCGGCGACACCCACTTCGACTCCGTAGCTGCCGCCGCCGTCGGCGTGCCGCTGCTGTTCGTAGCCGAGCAGGAAAAGGGCGCGGCCGAACTTGCGGTCCGCCACGCCAAGGACGTGCAGGCGACCGTTGCCGGCGTTGTCACCCCGGACCAGCTCCAGGACGGCGAGGCGCTGGCCCGTCAGATTAACCTCAACGTCGAGCCGGTCATGTCCGCTCCCGTCTTCGAGCAGCAGCTGCTAGGCCAGGCCAAGGCCGCCGGCGCCCACGTCGTGCTGCCGGAGGGCGACGACGACCGCATCCTGCTGGCGGCTGGCCAGCTGCTGGAAAAGGGCATCGTCAAGCTCACCATCCTGGGCAACACGGACTCCATTGCCACCCGCGCCGGCGAGCTGGGCGTGGATCTGACCGACGCCACCATCATCGACCACCTGACCTCCCCGCTGGCCGAGGAATTCGCTGCCGACTTCGCCGAGCTGCGCAAGAAGAAGGGTGTTACCCTCGAGCAGGCCCGCGAGACCATGCAGGACATCTCCTACTTCGCCACCATGATGGTCCACAAGGGCCTGGCCGACGGCATGGTCTCCGGCGCGGCACACACTACCGCCCACACCATCAAGCCTTCCTTCCAGATCATCAAGACCGCCCCGGAGGCCTCCGTGGTCTCCTCCATCTTCCTGATGGTCATGCGCGGCCGCCTGTGGGCCTTCGGCGACTGTGCGGTCAACCCGAACCCGACCGCCGAGCAGCTCGGTGAGATCGCCGCCGTCTCCGCGAAGACCGCGGCCCAGTTCGGCATAGACCCGCGCGTGGCCGTGCTGTCCTACTCCACCGGCACCTCCGGCTCCGGCCCGGACGTGGACCGCGCCGTGGCCGCCGTGGAGGCCGCCCGTCAGATCAACGGCGACCTCAAGGTCGACGGCCCGCTGCAGTTCGACGCCGCCTGCGACCCGGGCGTGGCCAAGAAGAAGATGCCCGACTCCGAGGTCGCCGGCCAGGCCAACGTCTTCATCTTCCCGGACCTGGAAGCCGGCAACATCGGCTACAAGACCGCGCAGCGCACCGGTGGCGCCCTGGCCGTGGGTCCGATCCTGCAGGGGCTGAACAAGCCGGTCAACGATCTGTCCCGTGGCGCTACCGTCCCCGATATCGTCAACACCGTCGCTATTACCGCTATCCAGGCAGGAGGCAACGCCTAA
- a CDS encoding lactate/malate family dehydrogenase, whose amino-acid sequence MNRPAKLVITGAGHVGSYVLAEAVHSGLFADIVVIDSDPDIAYGEALDQHHLTGVPGSFVPRVRRGDYSECTDADVVISAAGPSMIVDPDNPDANPDRAALAPVNGDITRGIMREVCANVADKEAGPVLIFITNPADTIVWIAQNEFDYPEHKIFATGTMLDSSRLRRLVADDLGISPDSVDGYMMGEHGMAAFPVLSHLSVAGIPAARLGEYFPGAQLDPGDLAERVVEAAYQVFHSKGWTNAGVAASAMRLARAVLLDERTIFPVSTTLHGEYGYDGDVAVSLPCLIGRSGVLRRVPVDLDDWETKALEKSVAAVKRAIEDSAQNL is encoded by the coding sequence ATGAACCGACCAGCCAAGCTCGTTATCACCGGAGCGGGCCACGTAGGTTCCTACGTGCTGGCAGAGGCGGTACATTCCGGCTTGTTTGCCGACATTGTGGTCATCGATAGCGACCCCGACATTGCCTACGGCGAGGCCCTCGACCAACACCACCTGACCGGCGTGCCTGGTAGCTTCGTCCCGCGCGTACGCCGCGGCGACTACTCCGAGTGCACGGACGCCGACGTCGTCATTTCGGCCGCCGGCCCGTCGATGATCGTGGACCCCGACAACCCCGACGCCAACCCGGACCGGGCGGCGCTCGCGCCCGTCAACGGCGATATCACCCGCGGGATCATGCGCGAGGTGTGCGCGAACGTGGCCGACAAAGAGGCTGGCCCCGTGCTCATCTTCATCACCAACCCGGCCGATACCATCGTCTGGATTGCCCAGAACGAATTCGACTACCCGGAGCACAAGATCTTCGCCACCGGCACCATGCTGGACTCGTCCCGCCTGCGCCGCCTGGTCGCCGACGATCTGGGGATTAGCCCCGACTCCGTCGACGGCTACATGATGGGCGAGCACGGCATGGCCGCCTTCCCAGTCCTGTCCCACTTGTCCGTGGCGGGGATTCCCGCTGCCCGGCTCGGCGAATACTTCCCCGGCGCCCAGCTCGACCCGGGGGACCTAGCCGAGCGCGTCGTCGAAGCCGCCTACCAGGTCTTCCACTCCAAGGGCTGGACCAACGCCGGCGTCGCTGCCTCGGCCATGCGCCTGGCGCGGGCGGTCCTGCTCGATGAGCGCACCATCTTCCCGGTCTCGACCACCCTGCACGGCGAATACGGCTACGACGGTGACGTCGCGGTCTCCCTGCCATGTTTGATCGGGCGTTCGGGGGTCCTCCGGCGCGTCCCGGTGGACCTGGACGACTGGGAAACCAAGGCCCTAGAAAAGTCCGTAGCTGCGGTTAAGCGCGCGATCGAGGATTCTGCCCAAAACTTATAG
- a CDS encoding HAAAP family serine/threonine permease, with translation MSVIPPEAADARRATTTTALGSADSADKAPGWGKTDTIWTLSLFGTAIGAGVMFLPINAGIGGIIPLIIMTIIAFPMTFWAHRAMTRLVLSGSDPKSHLTDVMEEHFGANAGVVMTVLYFVAVYPLVLVYAVTLTNTLESFLIHQLHVDPWPRWVLATLLVGGLIFVVKMGQEIVVKVMSALAFPFIAVLIFLALYLIPRWNTAFFSTFDLDVAREASGNGLATTLMLLVPVMVFSFNHSPIISSFASERRQEYGDKWVDKKTGQVLAAAEGLMVIVVMFFVFSCALSLSPENLAEAKEQNITILSYLANHFDAPFLQWVAPIVALVAICKSFLGHYLGAAESVEGLVVTGNHVAGNTKFTHSRALETGSLIFILVTCILVAWADPSILGMIETLCGPAIAVLLFLIPMWAIHKVDALKRFRGKPSNWFTTFIGLVAVATIFFSIFHSL, from the coding sequence ATGTCCGTCATCCCTCCCGAGGCCGCCGACGCTCGGCGGGCAACAACCACCACGGCGCTGGGTAGCGCCGACAGTGCTGACAAGGCCCCCGGCTGGGGCAAAACCGATACCATCTGGACGCTGAGCCTGTTTGGCACCGCCATCGGCGCCGGCGTCATGTTCCTGCCCATCAACGCGGGCATCGGCGGAATTATCCCGCTGATCATCATGACCATCATCGCCTTCCCGATGACATTCTGGGCCCACCGCGCGATGACCCGACTGGTCCTGTCCGGCTCCGATCCGAAGTCTCACCTGACCGACGTCATGGAGGAGCACTTCGGAGCCAACGCCGGCGTCGTGATGACCGTCCTCTACTTCGTGGCGGTCTACCCGCTGGTGTTGGTCTACGCGGTCACGCTGACCAACACCCTGGAGTCCTTCCTTATCCACCAGCTGCACGTCGATCCCTGGCCGCGCTGGGTACTGGCCACCCTGCTGGTCGGCGGCCTCATCTTCGTGGTGAAGATGGGCCAGGAAATCGTGGTCAAGGTGATGTCCGCGCTGGCCTTCCCCTTCATTGCCGTGTTGATTTTCCTAGCGCTCTACCTCATTCCACGCTGGAACACCGCGTTCTTCTCGACCTTCGACCTGGACGTCGCGCGGGAGGCCTCCGGCAACGGCCTGGCCACCACGCTGATGCTGCTGGTGCCGGTGATGGTATTCTCCTTCAACCACTCGCCGATCATCTCCTCCTTCGCCTCCGAGAGGCGCCAGGAGTACGGCGACAAGTGGGTGGATAAGAAGACCGGCCAGGTCCTGGCGGCGGCCGAAGGCCTCATGGTCATCGTCGTGATGTTCTTCGTCTTCTCCTGCGCCCTGTCTCTGTCGCCGGAAAACCTGGCCGAGGCCAAGGAGCAAAACATCACCATCCTGTCCTACCTGGCCAACCACTTCGATGCCCCCTTCCTGCAATGGGTAGCCCCCATCGTAGCGTTGGTGGCCATCTGCAAGTCCTTCCTGGGCCACTATCTGGGCGCGGCGGAGTCCGTCGAGGGCTTGGTGGTGACCGGCAACCACGTCGCTGGCAACACCAAGTTCACCCACAGCCGCGCGCTGGAGACCGGCTCGCTTATCTTCATCCTGGTGACCTGCATCCTGGTCGCCTGGGCCGACCCGTCCATCCTGGGCATGATTGAGACCCTGTGTGGCCCGGCCATTGCCGTCCTGCTCTTCCTGATTCCGATGTGGGCCATCCACAAGGTGGACGCACTCAAGCGCTTCCGCGGCAAGCCGTCCAACTGGTTCACCACCTTCATCGGCCTGGTGGCCGTGGCAACCATCTTCTTCTCCATCTTCCACTCCCTGTAA